A window of the Rhodothermales bacterium genome harbors these coding sequences:
- the mraZ gene encoding division/cell wall cluster transcriptional repressor MraZ, which yields MAGFKGQAAYSVDAKGRVAIPAKMRAALSPEAKNTFTITRGFEKCVFLYPLDHWVRMEVEMRELNMYNKESRDFLRTILMWADEMALDGQGRIAIARPLLEFAGITPGGSALIIGSLDHIEIWDPANFESYAGTHVDDYQNLAERVMGSP from the coding sequence ATGGCCGGCTTCAAAGGACAGGCTGCATATTCGGTTGACGCAAAGGGGCGGGTAGCGATACCGGCCAAGATGCGTGCGGCCCTGAGCCCGGAAGCCAAGAACACCTTTACGATTACGCGGGGCTTTGAGAAGTGTGTATTTCTCTACCCGTTGGATCACTGGGTGCGGATGGAGGTGGAGATGCGCGAGCTGAACATGTACAACAAGGAGTCGCGCGATTTTTTGCGCACGATTCTGATGTGGGCGGACGAGATGGCGCTGGATGGCCAGGGCCGGATCGCCATTGCCCGGCCGCTGCTGGAGTTTGCCGGCATCACGCCGGGCGGGAGCGCCCTGATCATCGGCTCGCTGGATCACATCGAAATCTGGGACCCTGCGAATTTTGAATCCTATGCCGGGACGCATGTGGATGACTACCAGAACCTGGCGGAGCGTGTCATGGGATCGCCGTGA